In Amphiura filiformis chromosome 2, Afil_fr2py, whole genome shotgun sequence, one DNA window encodes the following:
- the LOC140146013 gene encoding usherin-like, producing the protein MGQAASAWALVRIIEAPPQDVPVPEISELAATTLTVNVLEPGQPNGAVSSHTIIRNGTEIVTIPGTSYKDRDLLPFTYYSHAIKYCTSGVALLVRP; encoded by the exons ATGGGACAAGCAGCCAGCGCATGGGCTCTGGTCAGGATAATAGAAGCGCCACCACAG GATGTTCCAGTACCAGAGATAAGTGAGTTGGCAGCGACAACGTTAACTGTGAATGTATTGGAGCCTGGACAGCCTAATGGTGCAGTGTCATCTCATACTATCATCAGAAATGGAACGGAG ATTGTTACAATTCCTGGAACAAGTTACAAAGACAGAGACTTGCTGCCTTTTACCTACTACTCCCACGCCATCAAATATTGCACATCAGGGGTTGCACTACTAGTGAGACCATGA